In one window of Helianthus annuus cultivar XRQ/B chromosome 17, HanXRQr2.0-SUNRISE, whole genome shotgun sequence DNA:
- the LOC110924731 gene encoding uncharacterized protein LOC110924731, translating into MWQALKLKFQGSVSMIKSKKALIKKEFDIFTGMKGETTKQLIECYCHLVVEMKRLEITKTNEEWINKLSDALPYDEWGTYLMMLKNNSDFVNLNLSSFIEKIEAHELEMLKIKKMNSANVQQDVSLYYKGSTPIATNQSPKIQTGFSVDTNSSASTNTPQSNKPSPFVNYDPNFKAQQQPSPQSSTSSNNQDYVSGVQCNIAVNIKNGNEITETAAKQHIALLASVLEAYEGLVAGRIVRRAQHFVEITGRNSLSGPDQKLGFGISKVTCFKRKERGHFKRECPNREVNNHQNPFTNDYYRQAIYHRPNQQPAVQRPQIENKPEKALIVNQDDEKVAEGFTWDKYIHGSDGQAMMAEIVEVPEMVTEPEMVVEDVPVDNVVDIEEIAVEFYYYQSEQEVLASSMKSIMPPKVFESFVGYFEEPTTGSCPRYEEKKEVVEEMIDVTKELTGEILKDIADKALMGKLKEVDSELEKSESVSTVSVKQESDQKSGVQEVKVSKSELKNVGKQDVKIVCDEQDDLPESIDVTFSASDTDNESQVIKTVVDQVLDEESDNSEKSQSEKSVSESEDEGNFLDRFIPKSDKSANDDSIMVGLPRSILSKWIIDSGASRHMTGTLALLYDVKSINGSYVGFTGNQGGRIVGQGTLTNGVISFEKANYIVELENNLLSILQICDKSSSVHVTNTECVVLKSGFKIPDEMVLLRASRENDLVQMWYLIHFTTVVVILMCKRIQNWLSSILEFMSRIPILKALTDQHPLYKSHIKRFWKHSKYDEENKAIHSIVKVHNEKKEIVVTEALIREVVNFPDDAESPTKFPERKSYQGRVRYNARLSDEHGHYIGVEQEI; encoded by the exons ATGTGGCAAGCATTAAAGTTGAAATTCCAAGGCAGCGTctctatgatcaaaagcaagaaagccCTGATCAAGAAAGAGTTCGACATCTTTACCGGGATGAAGGGTGAAACAACGAAGCAGTTGATTGAATGTTATTGCCATCTTGTGGTAGAGATGAAAAGATTGGAGATTACAAAGACAAACGAGGAATGGATCAACAAGTTGTCCGACGCATTACCTTATGATGAATGGGGGacatacttgatgatgttgaaaaacaactCGGATTTCGTGAATTTGAATCTCAGTTCATTTATCGAAAAGATAGAGGCTCATGAGTTGGAGATGTtgaagataaagaagatgaattcagcGAATGTGCAGCAAGACGTATCTCTTTACTATAAAGGAAGCACTCCTATTGCAACAAatcaaagtccaaagatacaaacggGTTTTAGTGTTGATACAAATTCAAGTGCTTCTACAAACACTCCACAATCAAACAAGCCCTCACCATTTGTGAACTATGATCCAAACTTCAAAGCTCAACAGCAGCCTTCACCTCAAAGCTCTACAAGTTCCAACAATCAGGATTACGTTTCTGGGGTGCAGTGCAACATCGCGGTGAATATTAAGAATGGAAATGAAATTACTGAAACAGCCGCAAAACAACACATTGCTTTACTTGCGTCCGTTTTAGAGGCGTATGAAGGTTTAGTGGCGGGTAGGATCG TTAGAAGGGCACAACACTTTGTGGAGATCACAGGCAGAAACAGTCTCTCAGGTCCTGATCAAAAGCTAGGTTTCGGCATATCAAAAGTTACCTGCTTTAAACGTAAAGAACGTggccatttcaagagagaatgcccgaACCGTGAAGTGAACAACCATCAGAACCCGTTCACAAACGACTATTACAGGCAGGCGATCTATCATAGACCTAACCAACAACCTGCTGTTCAGAGGCCGCAAATCGAAAACAAACCGGAGAAGGCTCTTATcgtgaatcaagatgatgaaaaagtagcTGAAGGTTTCACTTGGGATAAATACATCCATGGAAGCGATGGACAGGCCATGATGGCTGAAATAGTTGAAGTACCGGAGATGGTGACTGAGCCAGAGATGGTTGTTGAAGATGTTCCTGTTGATAATGTGGTTGATATTGAAGAAATCGCTGTAGAATTTTACTATTACCAGTCAGAACAGGAGGTATTGGCAAGTTCTATGAAATCAATAATGCCTCCTAAAGTGTTTGAATCTTTTGTAGGTTATTTCGAAGAACCTACGACTGGATCGTGTCCAAGATACGAGGAAAAGAAAGAAGTTGTCGAGGAAATGATAGACGTGACAAAGGAGTTGACTGGAGAGATATTGAAAGATATCGCTGACAAAGCTCTCATGGGAAAGCTAAAAGAGGTAGACTCAGAACTCGAGAAGTCAGAGTCTGTCAGTACCGTGTCAGTCAAACAGGAGTCAGATCAGAaatctggagttcaggaggtCAAAGTGTCTAAGTCTGAGTTGAAAAATGTCGgtaaacaagatgtgaaaattgTGTGTGATGAACAG GATGATTTGCCCGAAagcattgatgttacattctcagCATCCGACACCGACAACGAATCACAGGTCATCAAAaccgttgtcgatcaggtgttagatgagGAGAGTGATAACTCTGAAAAGTCTCAATCTGAGAAATCTGTTAGTGAGTCTGAAGATGAGGGTAATTTCTTGGATCGGTTCATACCGAAATCGGATAAGAGTGCGAATGATGATTCGattatggtg gggctgcccaggtCTATCCTTTCGAAGTGGATCATCGATAGTGGtgcatcgagacatatgacagggacgCTAGCTCTTCTTTACGACGTCAAATCAATAAATGGAAGTTATGTGGGCTTCACCGGAAATCAAGGCGGGAGAATTGTTGGACAAGGAACGTTGACGAACGGTGTCATTTCATTCGAGAAAGCGAACTATATCGTAGAATTGGAAAACAATTTACTTAGCATTTTGCAAATATGTGATAAATCTTCCAGTGTACACGTCACAAATACAGAGTGTGTGGTTTTAAAatcagggtttaaaatccctgatgagatggtgttgttgcgcgctTCGCGGGAGAACGACct GGTTCAAATGTGGTATTTGATCCACttcacaacagttgttgtgaTTTTGATGTGCAAAAGAATTCAGAATTGGCTTAGCAGCATTCTGGAGTTCATGAGTCGGATTCCTATTCTGAAAGCTTTGACCGATCAACATCCTTTATACAAGTCACACATTAAACGTTTCTGGAAGCATTCAAAGTATGACGAGGAAAACAAAGCAATTCATTCAATCGTGAAGGTGCATAATGAAAAGAAGGAAATTGTTGTTACTGAGGCACTTATTCGTGAGGTTGTGAATTTTCCGGATGATGCAGAGTCGCCAACAAAGTTTCCAGAACGGAAG TCATACCAAGGGAGGGTACGATACAATGCGCGATTATCAGATGAACATGGTCACTACATTGGTGTTGAACAAGAAATATAA